From a single Athene noctua chromosome 2, bAthNoc1.hap1.1, whole genome shotgun sequence genomic region:
- the CDV3 gene encoding protein CDV3 homolog isoform X4 — translation MAETEERSLDDFFAKRDKKKRKEKSSRGAAAASSASNAASNAAGAAAAAGGTRPADGSGSGAAASNAGSAKTATKEEDDWKEFEQKEEIDYSGLRVQSMQISEKEDDEGEKREEPGDNWEETGSGIDRSSGPWNKSAPAPAPVVEPIVTETPEPVQTGGVYRPPGAREGGRPRRAQQGPPEIYSDTQFPSLQSTAKLVDSRKY, via the exons ATGGCGGAGACCGAGGAGAGGAGCCTCGACGACTTCTTCGCCAAGCGGGACAAGAAGAAGCGGAAGGAGAAGAGCAGCcgaggggccgccgccgcctccagcgccTCGAACGCCGCCTCGAACGCCgcgggagcggccgcggcggccgggggaACCCGTCCGGCTGACGGCAGCGGCTCCGGGGCCGCCGCCTCCAACGCCGGCTCCGCCAAGACGGCGACCAAG GAAGAGGATGATTGGAAGGAGTTTgagcaaaaggaagaaattgaTTATAGTGGTCTTAGAGTTCAGTCCATGCAAATAAG TGAAAAAGAAGATGATGAAGGTGAAAAAAGAGAAGAACCTGGTGACAACTGGGAGGAGACTGGTAGTGGTATAGACAGATCATCTGGTCCTTGGAACAAGTCAGCTCCTGCACCAGCACCTGTTGTTGAACCAATTG TTACAGAAACCCCAGAACCAGTCCAGACTGGTGGTGTGTACAGGCCGCCTGGTGCCAGGGAGGGCGGCAGGCCACGAAGAGCACAGCAAGGACCACCAGAAATCTATAGCGATACGCAGTTCCCATCACTGCAGTCCACTGCCAAGCTTGTAGACAGTCGAAA ATACTGA
- the CDV3 gene encoding protein CDV3 homolog isoform X2 — protein sequence MAETEERSLDDFFAKRDKKKRKEKSSRGAAAASSASNAASNAAGAAAAAGGTRPADGSGSGAAASNAGSAKTATKEEDDWKEFEQKEEIDYSGLRVQSMQISEKEDDEGEKREEPGDNWEETGSGIDRSSGPWNKSAPAPAPVVEPIVTETPEPVQTGGVYRPPGAREGGRPRRAQQGPPEIYSDTQFPSLQSTAKLVDSRKDKEMEKSFEVVKHKTRGRDEVSKNQALKLQLDNQYAVLGDQ from the exons ATGGCGGAGACCGAGGAGAGGAGCCTCGACGACTTCTTCGCCAAGCGGGACAAGAAGAAGCGGAAGGAGAAGAGCAGCcgaggggccgccgccgcctccagcgccTCGAACGCCGCCTCGAACGCCgcgggagcggccgcggcggccgggggaACCCGTCCGGCTGACGGCAGCGGCTCCGGGGCCGCCGCCTCCAACGCCGGCTCCGCCAAGACGGCGACCAAG GAAGAGGATGATTGGAAGGAGTTTgagcaaaaggaagaaattgaTTATAGTGGTCTTAGAGTTCAGTCCATGCAAATAAG TGAAAAAGAAGATGATGAAGGTGAAAAAAGAGAAGAACCTGGTGACAACTGGGAGGAGACTGGTAGTGGTATAGACAGATCATCTGGTCCTTGGAACAAGTCAGCTCCTGCACCAGCACCTGTTGTTGAACCAATTG TTACAGAAACCCCAGAACCAGTCCAGACTGGTGGTGTGTACAGGCCGCCTGGTGCCAGGGAGGGCGGCAGGCCACGAAGAGCACAGCAAGGACCACCAGAAATCTATAGCGATACGCAGTTCCCATCACTGCAGTCCACTGCCAAGCTTGTAGACAGTCGAAA GGATAAAGAAATGGAGAAGAGCTTTGAAGTAGTAAAACACAAAACTAGAGGTAGGGATGAGGTCTCAAAAAACCAGGCACTTAAACTTCAGCTAGACAACCAGTATGCTGTGCTTGGGGATCAGTAG
- the CDV3 gene encoding protein CDV3 homolog isoform X3, which yields MAETEERSLDDFFAKRDKKKRKEKSSRGAAAASSASNAASNAAGAAAAAGGTRPADGSGSGAAASNAGSAKTATKEEDDWKEFEQKEEIDYSGLRVQSMQISEKEDDEGEKREEPGDNWEETGSGIDRSSGPWNKSAPAPAPVVEPIVTETPEPVQTGGVYRPPGAREGGRPRRAQQGPPEIYSDTQFPSLQSTAKLVDSRNLTSYSLS from the exons ATGGCGGAGACCGAGGAGAGGAGCCTCGACGACTTCTTCGCCAAGCGGGACAAGAAGAAGCGGAAGGAGAAGAGCAGCcgaggggccgccgccgcctccagcgccTCGAACGCCGCCTCGAACGCCgcgggagcggccgcggcggccgggggaACCCGTCCGGCTGACGGCAGCGGCTCCGGGGCCGCCGCCTCCAACGCCGGCTCCGCCAAGACGGCGACCAAG GAAGAGGATGATTGGAAGGAGTTTgagcaaaaggaagaaattgaTTATAGTGGTCTTAGAGTTCAGTCCATGCAAATAAG TGAAAAAGAAGATGATGAAGGTGAAAAAAGAGAAGAACCTGGTGACAACTGGGAGGAGACTGGTAGTGGTATAGACAGATCATCTGGTCCTTGGAACAAGTCAGCTCCTGCACCAGCACCTGTTGTTGAACCAATTG TTACAGAAACCCCAGAACCAGTCCAGACTGGTGGTGTGTACAGGCCGCCTGGTGCCAGGGAGGGCGGCAGGCCACGAAGAGCACAGCAAGGACCACCAGAAATCTATAGCGATACGCAGTTCCCATCACTGCAGTCCACTGCCAAGCTTGTAGACAGTCGAAA CCTAACATCTTATTCGCTTTCTTGA
- the CDV3 gene encoding protein CDV3 homolog isoform X1, protein MAETEERSLDDFFAKRDKKKRKEKSSRGAAAASSASNAASNAAGAAAAAGGTRPADGSGSGAAASNAGSAKTATKVRPRGGEGVGSGAALGRRRRPGGAARPGHAGALGPAGKAVNVEEDDWKEFEQKEEIDYSGLRVQSMQISEKEDDEGEKREEPGDNWEETGSGIDRSSGPWNKSAPAPAPVVEPIVTETPEPVQTGGVYRPPGAREGGRPRRAQQGPPEIYSDTQFPSLQSTAKLVDSRKDKEMEKSFEVVKHKTRGRDEVSKNQALKLQLDNQYAVLGDQ, encoded by the exons ATGGCGGAGACCGAGGAGAGGAGCCTCGACGACTTCTTCGCCAAGCGGGACAAGAAGAAGCGGAAGGAGAAGAGCAGCcgaggggccgccgccgcctccagcgccTCGAACGCCGCCTCGAACGCCgcgggagcggccgcggcggccgggggaACCCGTCCGGCTGACGGCAGCGGCTCCGGGGCCGCCGCCTCCAACGCCGGCTCCGCCAAGACGGCGACCAAGGTGCGGCCgcgaggaggggagggggtggggagcggggccgctCT ggggcgccgccgccggcccgggggggcggcgcggcccggccatGCGGGCGCCCTCGGCCCGGCGGG aaaggctGTAAATGTG GAAGAGGATGATTGGAAGGAGTTTgagcaaaaggaagaaattgaTTATAGTGGTCTTAGAGTTCAGTCCATGCAAATAAG TGAAAAAGAAGATGATGAAGGTGAAAAAAGAGAAGAACCTGGTGACAACTGGGAGGAGACTGGTAGTGGTATAGACAGATCATCTGGTCCTTGGAACAAGTCAGCTCCTGCACCAGCACCTGTTGTTGAACCAATTG TTACAGAAACCCCAGAACCAGTCCAGACTGGTGGTGTGTACAGGCCGCCTGGTGCCAGGGAGGGCGGCAGGCCACGAAGAGCACAGCAAGGACCACCAGAAATCTATAGCGATACGCAGTTCCCATCACTGCAGTCCACTGCCAAGCTTGTAGACAGTCGAAA GGATAAAGAAATGGAGAAGAGCTTTGAAGTAGTAAAACACAAAACTAGAGGTAGGGATGAGGTCTCAAAAAACCAGGCACTTAAACTTCAGCTAGACAACCAGTATGCTGTGCTTGGGGATCAGTAG